The following nucleotide sequence is from Acyrthosiphon pisum isolate AL4f chromosome A2, pea_aphid_22Mar2018_4r6ur, whole genome shotgun sequence.
ATAAACATGTTGTATGGTACAATAACAGAGTTCTGCACCGAGGAAAGTTGTTCTATAATGTCCGCTGGACCCAAATATGAATATCATTGGGCAGATGGCCTGACTGTAAAGAAACCAATAAAGTGTTCTGCTCCAAAATACATCGATTATTTGATGACTTGGGTTCAGGATCAATTGGATGATGAAACATTGTTCCCTTCAAAAATCGGTGTCCCATTTCCTAAGAACTTCTTATCGATTGCTAAGACAATACTTAAACGGTTATTCAGGGTGTATGCACATATATATCATACACATTTTGATTCAATTGTTACGCTGGGCGAGGAAGCACATCTCAACACATCttttaagcattttatttactttgttCAGGTAAActagcaaattattttcagttccttacttaatatattacaaagagTGGGCTATTTTAATTAACAGTTTTTTTGCATTCAAtactttattgttaaaataagaGATCACCTGTATTTGATTTACGAACGAATAACAGAgcatattaaattttagtagaatctatttactatttagttttgttagttttaatattaaataaaattaacttatgaaatttaaaacataaaaatattaactatgtctttcttcaatttttcaatttaaaaccagttatgagtatattaatttgaagttaaaatattaaagaaaaaatacattgtgagatcatgatattataaaggttttatctttaaattagTATATCTAATAGTTAAAGTTAGGCAAGttaattcacaattttaaaacCATAGACAGGATAGTAATATACTACCACggtaatatacttaaataaaattaattttacaagttCTCTCCCCCCCCCTctgttaaaaaaactaaaatacttaaCTTAAATACACACaacaaaagaaattaaattttaaagatagaacattttttgatattattaatttttcaaaatacctaatcaattataaatctacaaaatatttttcacgcaattattttgtgtaaaaattattgtttttccctatcatttttattttttccggcgcttttaaaaattactagtaattttaaatttcaacctTCCCAatgcactaactagattcactttgccatcaaaaaatatactgaaaacgaaaatcgaagcattatttcgactacttgtcgtgtacacagacccaaataaaaaaaggtgggtaagtgggtaagtcgctctactgtatagtaggttacaagtgggtcactgtacaatggatagtataaatttgaattcaatgatataatatcactgtgtAANNNNNNNNNNNNNNNNNNNNNNNNNNNNNNNNNNNNNNNNNNNNNNNNNNNNNNNNNNNNNNNNNNNNNNNNNNNNNNNNNNNNNNNNNNNNNNNNNNNNNNNNNNNNNNNNNNNNNNNNNNNNNNNNNNNNNNNNNNNNNNNNNNNNNNNNNNNNNNNNNNNNNNNNNNNNNNNNNNNNNNNNNNNNNNNNNNNNNNNNNNNNNNNNNNNNNNNNNNNNNNNNNNNNNNNNNNNNNNNNNNNNNNNNNNNNNNNNNNNNNNNNNNNNNNNNNNNNNNNNNNNNNNNNNNNNNNNNNNNNNNNNNNNNNNNNNNNNNNNNNNNNNNNNNNNNNNNNNNNNNNNNNNNNNNNNNNNNNNNNNNNNNNNNNNNNNNNNNNNNNNNNNNNNNNNNNNNNNNNNNNNNNNNNNNNNNNNNNNNNNNNNNNNNNNNNNNNNNNNNNNNNNNNNNNNNNNNNNNNNNNNNNNNNNNNNNNNNNNNNNNNNNNNNNNNNNNNNNNNNNNNNNNNNNNNNNNNNNNNNNNNNNNNNNNNNNNNNNNNNNNNNNNNNNNNNNNNNNNNNNNNNNNNNNNNNNNNNNNNNNNNNNNNNNNNNNNNNNNNNNNNNNNNNNNNNNNNNNNNNNNNNNNNNNNNNNNNNNNNNNNNNNNNNNNNNNNNNNaactaaaaaaaaatgaaaactgacaatgtccataaagagctcaaaataagtcaaaaaaatttgaaaatgttatggtgtatagaaaatgctaatataaacattcagtcaaaatttcatgtattgatGTGTGCTAACGCCGTATTATCGTTGAAATCAGGAAatgatgatttataaataaaaaacactaatTAAATTACTACACGTAcactgattttattatttctactcAAACACGATTTAACTTATAACTAAGATTTTCTGTCTAACTCGAGTCCGTACTCCGACTGCCGACACGTCCTCGTCCGTGGGAACCGTATGGGTCCTTGCACGGCGAATTCGCTGACCAACGCACTTCCCACAGTCACGTAGGCCATTGCGTTATCCAGCGAACGCACATATCGCATACAGGGTGTCTAGTATGTACAGGGTACAAcagtatctacggtcatttttttttaaagttacaccaaaaaccaaattcaattttgtgaaaaatcgattttgcgtaaaaattttcgtttttccttaatttttctttggttttttttgacgcttttgaaaattaatgggaattttaaattttgacctccccaatgcaccaacgatattcactttccaatcgaacaagatactgaatttgaaaatcgaagcattatttcgactacttatcgtgtacacagacacaaaaaaaaataaaaaaaaaacacacatcattgtaaaatcaatacattcatcgttccactcagaatctaaaattaaaaacacatcattgtaaaatcaatacattcattgctccgctcagaatctaaaatattttaggggCATGAAGACAgtgagaatttttatttataaaatacataccggACTGCCTGTCTAACAGATGgcatatacagtatacaataatttgttatctaaacattttgttttgataaatattatacttttttaaatattttaatttaaaaattgaaaataaaatactcttAATAATTGTTGGTCGCATTCACacaaaaatatgttctttaTTTATGTACTGgaattattatatgtagattAATTCCATAACTTATTATAcgatagtttaaattattattgaatatctactatataatatcatattagtaCATTATACCTTGGAATGTTGGACTCATCAAACATGTTAtcagatttattaattaatcattacttactagtcaattattattttcctattgttttcTCTGTTGTCATACAAAGCTGCTTATATGagatatttactattaaaactatttaaaccaAATGGTTCAATTAATCTAAACGTTAATTTAACATGTCATGCTTTTGTAGTAAAGCGACTTCTGAACTGTATGAATATAGCAGTTGCCAAATTATATGACTTgtgtaaaattttgaattttctgtattaattctacatattatttaaagtagtGTTATACTCTTATGATATAATGCTGTAATATATAGAGTTTTTATCAACTAttagttcaatatttaattattggatGGATATTCACCTATcaacatttaagaaaaaatgatatattattgagtttaatagaattttaatattaaatatagaactATTAtctaagaatatttattttttagaattattttacttgggtagattaatatagattaaattaaattctgataattgttatttgtcTTCAACAGGAATTTGTACTAATTGATCGAAGAGAATTGGCTCCATTACAAGACTATATTGATAAATTGGCTGGCCGTGAAACTAGATAAGTGACTTATGGTGCTTAATGAAGAATTGAACTTAGCACAATGAGTTTACAGCTTTAATCTTTTCAATGtgataacttatttttttttattaaaaaaatggttcTCATACacaaacacttataaaaattaaaaattaggaaGTTAGTCAATTGGCATTCATTATatgtacaaacaaatatatttttatgtaaaactataaattatcaatGCTATAATGCTAATCATTGATATTAAGCACTATTCTGTATATTGTCTAGACAATCTTCCACCAAAGAAAATCCATTTAAGTATAGTTTCAGTTTTACTACTATTTTGtacgattttataatagaattactaatatatattatttatattatcaatgactaatatacattaattatttatttttagtataatatacagtgtgcCAGAATAGTAATTACTGTATATGTAGGAATCTCTGAACAAAATTATCAGAACAacgaaatgtttatttttaatgtaatttatattatattatattgcaatattgcaatcgtattttatagtgttattgcttttatacttaatatttaaacagtAACTATTGTTGGTGCACTtgtgataaatatataacagaaaaaaaaaacaatttactatATGAATtggttattgatattatttttctttacttttcaatatattattcctAGTAGATTTAATAGATTAATGCAAGCTCCTACAACATACATACTGGCatactattaaatactattatggtTATCTCATGGTCAATTGTTACATCGTTTTACTCATTATTAACAGCATGAAATAGTTAAGCTACTATCTTGAAACGGCAAGCCGATCACTCACCCCATAATACCACCCCCTGCTGTGATTAAACagtatctattttaatttctttttagaGAATTACTGGGCTTTATTGACTATTGAGAAAACTCCATTGGAGGTTAAGGCATTAAATGTTGTTATTGTTACATAGGTACAAGAATATCCATAAATGATGTGAtccaatttatattaatgaaattactatatttattattccattattatcTAAGTTCTAAACCAaaccataattataatagtatattattatgctatactgtatacaattacaaaataccCAATACTTTTTCAGTACCTATTCACTAACCGCTTTATTCATTAGGTAACCAACTCATATACAGTACAATATATTTGATAGAATAaactttaaaacatattagacatttattcgtataattgtatataaaaaagttttatttggGACTTAGCAACAGGTTGTGCCTTACTATTTAGATAATCAATACTCAATaagtagaaatatttaaaacaaagcaATTTCTAGCTAATGAAACATTTTGACCTTTAAGTAGACTCAAGTTTCAAAGTAAAAcattaatgacaatattattatttaaataaaatatgtaagagtTATGttggatttaaataattttgattgcaAAGTGTTCCCCATCCTAATAGctgttatgtttaattattgtttactttttaattactgATGAATGTTCAAGCCAGACTGGTTTAATTATATAGTCATCAAGTTAGTAGTCACTAGTGTCTAGTTGGgta
It contains:
- the LOC100160461 gene encoding MOB kinase activator-like 1: MSFLFGGRSSKTFKPKKNIPEGTHQYDLMKHAAATLGSGNLRLAVLLPEGEDLNEWVAVNTVDFFNQINMLYGTITEFCTEESCSIMSAGPKYEYHWADGLTVKKPIKCSAPKYIDYLMTWVQDQLDDETLFPSKIGVPFPKNFLSIAKTILKRLFRVYAHIYHTHFDSIVTLGEEAHLNTSFKHFIYFVQEFVLIDRRELAPLQDYIDKLAGRETR